A window of Epinephelus lanceolatus isolate andai-2023 chromosome 3, ASM4190304v1, whole genome shotgun sequence genomic DNA:
gaggtgggtataccccaAATACCTGCGTaaaccctccactacaccactgatcaTCTCGTCTCAGatagattaaaataataaaattacacATAGGGGTTAGAAAAAGGTACAGTAAACCCTAAAAAAAAGGAGCTGTCATGTATTTCCGAACCCTCTAACAGTATGTGAACACTGTAGATGCCCACCAGTTTCTCTTCTATGCAAAGCCAAGAAAAAAGGAACTTTCATTTCCGGTCTCACTCCTTTTTCCTCTTGCCCTGTACGTGTATGAAGCAGGAACAATTTCAACTCGCACAGGTGAGTCTTTGTGTCAGTACAGACTGTCTTACATGCCACAAATCTTTCTGCGTGCTGGTGCCTTTTTGACAGCCCGAGTCTGCGACTGATGAGGACCATGCTATTTAATGATtaagtaaaaataataactgTATAGTGACTATATTTAATTTGACTTTtagtaacaaaaacatttactttTGCAACCCCTAAAGCCTCTGACGGAAAgggatttcttttctttggaaAAGAGAAATTGATGTCTGAAACATGCAAGGGTGCCGAATGACTTTACCGGGTGACTCAAAGAGGCCAGAGATAGACTGGCGCCCTGCTGGAAAAGACAGCAGGTTCCTTTACCTGTTTTTCAAGTACAATCATGAAATACATATGGATATTATTGTGGCTGAACTTGTGCTCATGTGACCCCAGAGGTTAACTGTTTCAGCGCTACAAACAAACTGTTGGGGTGAAGCATTTCTAGCAGTCTCTATGTACACATGAAGGTTGTGAAAGAAAACTTTGGACGATGATCCTGACTGGGTTCTAGTCATGTTTTTGGGACACACTGGCAGACGTTTTGCAAAAGGGGCCATGTGCATGAGCATTTTAAGAGGCACACAGTGCAGGTATACAGTAACTAATCTATGAACAATAGCTGTGTTCATACACACTGATGTCTGTATCAAGTTGGTCTAATCTTCCTGCTGAATAAAATGCATCTcatgtgaaatttttttttgtatatcaCAGTCTTTTTCATGACACTTGATAAGTCATCAAAAATTTGCAAACCTGCGGACCTTTGTAGCCAATGGGGTTGTGTTGATAACCGTTCCTGAGGTGATTGGTGGCTCGAAGGCTGACATTACAGCGTGAACAGATTTAAAAGGCACCGATGTAGCACCAGGAGGGCAGTCATTGGAAGAGATGGGTGGCATAACACGTCTTCTCCTTTTGCTGTGGGCCGGTGAGTATTGTTCACACATCCTAACTTTAACCATTCTATATGCTTTGAAATAGtattcagtgtgttttgagTTGAGTTAATCCATCAGAAGTGCTGTTACTccacctctcactctctctttgtgtgtgacATCTATTTCATGTTCTGAGGACAGTCTGAGTTATCAGtcaataacatttttaaatcGATTCCAAAATGTAGAGGAAGCCAGTGTGATGAGCCAGTGTGGTCTCTTCCTCTGATGTTCATTCATATCCTGACAGCTGAACTCTAGATCAGTTGGAGGTGTGAAGTGGCCTCAGTTGTGGACCTTCTCTCTTTTCTGAATGGCTCTTGTCTTTTCTAGAGAAGCCAGTTAGAAGTTTTGGTAGGTGGTGTGATGCAGCTCTGAGTGATATGGAGCAGATCCAGGGGTTGAGACAgcagatggtggatggcattaAGAGCATAAAGATGTCAGGCCCTTTACTTCAAGCAAACTCAAACTGTGGTGCCTGCAGTTTGGTGTGTTGCACCAGATGTTGTGGCCATCATATTGTGTGCTCAGAGGTAGAGAAACTATAGCGAATGATTAGCTCTCACATCAGAAAGTGTCTGGGAGCCCCACACTACCTCAGCAGTATATGGAAAAGGGATTTTGGAGCCCTTTGTTATCAGTTTAACAGAGGAGTATAAATGTGCAAAAGCAAGGCTGAAGACAATGCTGTCAAAGTGGAGGGATATAACAGTGCAGAGTACAGCAGCAGCGGTCTCAGCAGGAGGAAGTGGAATCCAAGAGAGGCACTTGTACAGGATCAGCTGTTAGATGTAGACATATTAAAGGGTATTTTACTGAACAGTTCTGAACAGGCAATTCATGGAagattaaagggatactttgctgatgtCCAACCAGTTTTGTGTCATGACAATATGAATAgtatgtgtatgaaatgtgttaAATCTGCCTGCTTCCCTCTCAGCTAAACACGTCATCCAGCAGAGTTCAGCTGGCTCTCAGGCAGCTGCTTGAACTTCAgatctgcctctctctctttctctctctctctctctctctcaaacccCAAACTCTGATCCAACAATAAAACTAAGCACTGCTGATTAAATATAAACCAATATTCTATAACTGCactgcctatttctcgcctaaATGTTTattagaaacatgttttagtttaCAGTAGAACTGTAATACATGATTGCTTGTTACCATCTGGCCACCATTGTATCAAAAGGACGAGTTCGCATTACGTCACCCACAAGCGGCTTCTTTTAATGGCTGGGTGCAGcgctgtgcattctggtagttgtaggtgttCTACCTCTGAAGCAAAAACGAATGTCACAGtgcttttcctctgttttctctgataacgtagcaccaatttcaaaggTGTTTTGCGTCTTTCTACTGCCAGGATGGCCCAgcttaaatatataaataaaatatatttataaatatacTTTAAAGACaacactctgagtgtgtgacTCAAGTTGTCACATATCATAAGGCTGAGTGATATTACTTAAAATCAGTATCATGATTAATTAAAGCTTTTACCTCGATTACAATTAAtgaatgattattttattattttttttaaaaaaaatcgggggggggggggggggggggtaaatgTGCTCGACTATTATTCTTAAATCCTTTGCATATTGTGTGGCATTTGTAAAGGCCTGTGACAGCAACAGTTGCTTTGTGGAAGCACTAGTTGTCAGGCGCCTGTCAGTCTCCCTCTTTTttgtcccccctctattaaagatgaaaggaggctgaaaatcacaggacgtCTGTTCTGATGATAAGTCAAACGGGGCAGAGCTCCATGAgaaacagtaggagagacacagcCCGAGGGGAACCCAGAGGCGTTTTGCAATACTCAAGCTCAGCAGTTCGGACTTGTGGACTTGGCAAGTCCACGTGAGAGTCTGGACTTCCCGAGGACAGAAGGACGGGAGGACGGGAGTATagtcatttctgcttttggaaTAGCAGCgaacttgatgatgtcaccacctccGCTCCCTTGgctgttgtgctgtgctgtctacatgcatttagaataaaacaatataaacacagcccaGACCTGCGGCTTTTCATAGAcattgtaatattttaataaaatgtcttaTTAAACCTTTTCCCTGCAGCTGGCTTCTGATTATAATCAAAAGTCAGGTGCAGGGGGAAAAGTTTGTGGAGAGTTGGTGTTTATTGTGGTCGTGAGCATTGGTGAGttggaaatcaaaaatcaataattGACATGGATGGGAGAAGGCGTCTTGGTGCAGTTATTGCAGCAGGATTGCTGTAGGCtacctgcaggctgaggaggaggctgcagctgaggaggcagatcCCAGAAAGACAGCGGagaatgaggatgaggatgaggatgagacgTGATGAGACGAATGAACAGTTCAAAGTACTCATGATGCAGAGTGACCCAGTTTCAAGTGTTGTAATCATCATATACATGAATATGTATTGagttttaattgatttatttacaCGTAGGCtacatgtaagcagcatttaaatgttgtcatggtagAACTAATTTTAACACCTTTCACTAGTGTACTAGTCTAATCtataacaacacacagcaacttgtaaatatgaaacttacaacatataaaaacaaactatctgaaaagtaactatagctattaaataaatgtagcttgagtagaatgtacagtatttccctctaagtataaagtagcacaaaatggaaatacccaaagtacaagtacatcaCATTGTGCACAAATGTGCGCCACTACGGCGTCGCTTTGGTTTGTGAACACGCATGACGTATGTCTACattgaaagtaatgggtttgtgcGCGCAAAACACGCTACATCTGAACtccccccatgcacacacacacacacacgctttaaccaaggccaaaatcacccaggtGGCCCGCCTTTGTCTTAGATAGGCTGGGAAAACCCTGTGTTTGGGATCAAGCTGCTCGAGTTGATTTGTTGGCTCGGTGTTTGTGCTCGTCTCCTCCATGTAGGCAGCGTCAGTCTCGCTTTGAGTGAATGCAGACTAGATGGAGGGGGCGGAGTCACGTGACTTACACGgcatagtatttttttttttcatggggaCAGCACAGGGAAAGTAATaaccaaaatcactgacatgagtaaagccctattcggacgggattagttttacataggtacgtagggtaaagtaataattaccagaaattttagtcccgtccgaatgtgccatgtaTCATTAGCGCACGATGTCAGCAAACATTaccgcgacttttaccttctgtaaaagggtcccggaccagcagtaaatatgtgtgtgtatatatttcgTCATATCCTGTTTACAAGTGGTTTTTCGGACTATAGAAaaggactgacaacctctccaatgtctcatgtcactatttgtcggctttttatgatgccttttttttttttttgcggctgcactgctgctgcactgctgctgcgctgctgctgcgccgtgtctccagttgaaagtggCTTTGCTAAATAGTACattttacaataataaattagatcaacttttggtctataatattgttggctatattacgcattttaataaaaaaacaacaacaataaaaaaaataaacaccaaaataattagtggaaactttttttttattgatactcctcctctctgacagagGACACAACAGAGCCGGTTATCACACagttaaaacacaaataaaagccTAGTAATGAAACATAACTTACCACAATCACCTTGGCTGCAGTGTTTTTGCATCAGAGTCCAATCTAAGTGGGATCTGCCTGAATTTGACAAGCGAAGAGTCGCGTTACGGAGCTTCGTGTGTGCACATGGAGAGCTGAGAGAACAGCCTCCACCCCCAAACcccctctgcacacacacacacacacacacacacacacacacaaaaacagcattacGCACATGACGACAGGAGGGGACGGCAgtgcgtgaatggatttacccctcccacttatggtagttttactgatatttcttatcccgtGCGAATTGGCCATCAATATTACtgacgtcctgtggtaaagtgacattaccccacgtgcccatgtaaaactaatcccgtccgaattaAGATAACGTCAGTTAGAGGGTCTGAATGTTGGTTTCGGTATATTTTCGGttaattgcccagccctaacatatcagctctttgtcagtggccttacAGGTCTACATATCACACGTCAGATAGCTCCCTGCTTCTGCTATTGACATTCCAGGGTGCTGCAGCCAAGGTCGGGACATCaacaaagcacatggttaggtttaacaaaaacatcattgtttggttctacattcatacaggaagtgaacactgggctctcaggtgaaagtcctggctttgttggacccatccacccccacTTATAAAAAACTGTGAAACTAGGCATCAATGAAATGCTCAGAACACTTTCACAGTTCATCATGTGTATTGATAACTTTCTAGAGAGTGAATAAGTTGTTCTCTACAACAGCACTGTTTAAACTTACAGGAGGACATTTGTGTTTCAGGTGTCACAGTGAGCACCGTGGTGGATCTGCAGAAGAGAATTACTGGAGGTCAAGACTGTGGACAAAAAGAGCGTCCTTACCATGTGAAGTTGAGGATAACTGATGGTACCCATGAGACGTTTTGTGGTGGCTCTCTGATCAGTGACCAGTGGATTCTGACTGCAGAATACTGCCAGGAGCCAGGATGGTGAGAAAGTGACAGTTTTACTTGAACCAGTAATAATATATTTCTCACTGACATATTCAGTGTTAAAGTCCTGAAGCTGCATTCAACAATGATTTGATGTAAATTCCCAAAATAAGGACATCAATGCTTATGTTCATGTTGATTAATTATATTCTAGGAAAATATATGCAACTTTAGGTGTGCATCCAGGGCCAGGAACACCAGTGGAAATCAAATCAGCACCTGTTGTCTTTAAGCGCAAAGATGTCTTGAAGATAGACAGGACTCATGACATCATGCTGCTGAAGCTACCTGAACGTACTAAGATTCAACCTGTGCAACTTCCTGACTGTAACAATTGTCCCAAACTGTGAGTTGTGTTCTTTCCCCTTTATTAAGTCTGAAAGCTCAGCTGTTGAAGAATTCAAAGTTTGAAATTCCTCTTGGgatctttttaaatgtgaaatcaTTAGTGGTGAAGTAGTTTGTCTTTTGAACAACTTTAATTTATGTTACAATAACattcttttaactttttttttcccttgtatTGTATTTCAGAGGTGATACAGTTCAGATTGCAGGTCATGGAGCCACAACTACAGGCCCAAATAATGAAAGACGTAAGATTAatcttgtttattttaaaataacagttttCTATGTTTAGTAAGTGTTCTTggatttgtttgtatgtttggtcACACTGCTGACATATCTTTACATTTAATCCATTTAAATTTAGTTTTAAATTGACTAGTTTTGAAAAGACTTTCTTTTCAAGCCTTACTCTGCACATTTTAAGATGTATaggaaattaatttaataatatattttttttgtaataaagcAGATGAATAATGTCATTTAAAGATGCTCCTTgatatttaaaaacatcttGAAATGTGTTTGGATGCAtttgatagaaaaaaaataagtatAAATTATTCATTTGTTGGTGAAATTAATTTGTGTGTTAAGAAGATAATTACTTATTTTTGTAGtaaagaaacttttttttaatttccatcTAGTGGATGATGTATCTGCTACTCTCCAGTGTGCAAACACCAAGGTTGTTGACTGTCGGGGGCTCAGAGACTGTGTGGAGAAGCGTGACCCACGGTTTTATGCATCTAAACGTGATCAACACTTGTTCTGTTGCCAAGAAGAAAACGTGGATATCATTCATGTAAGTTGGTTTGTCTTTTAACCATGGATCGTTTCCACAAGTTATtacaagttttaccactttaatataaataattatttcaATAAATTATGCAAATATCTGTATTAAACAATATAAACATGTCTCTCACAGGGTGACTCTGGTGGAGGAGTGGTGTACAATGACATGATTTATGGCGTcatttctttccatggcaatcCAACCCATGCCTGTGTTGAagcagctgcagtgatggacgTCTGTGGATACAAAGAGTGGATCATAAGCGAAACTAGCGGTTTCTTCACTAAAAAGGTCAAAACGTTGCCATGTTTTGGGcgtttttaactgtaaaatgtccTGTCATTTAACAGACATTTCCATCGATTGGTTCACATTAAATGTTCAGCTGTTACTTGTAAAACCCTTTAAGACGAAAAATGTCATGATTCTGCAACATAGCTTCACAAGGTAGTGTCTAAGTTTCTAATTCAACAGATTTTCTATGTTACCATACACTGTGTAGAAAATCTTCAAAGGGACAAACGCTATAGTCTGCTGCTTTTTAAACAATGCtgataaaaatgataaatgacTTTTCTCTCACAAGATTGtgtctgttaaaataaaattacaatgcATCACAATCATTGTTTAACAGGTTGCTGTTGTTTGTATTATTgatcctcaaaaaaaaaaacatcttttaacCTGCAAGTACAGATATTATTTGACCACTTGAGGCGTCAGAAACAAGTTGTAATAGATCATTTACACTTTTGGCAGTTCAGGAGGATTGTCATCATGGACACCTGATAAATGTAAGtctaggcaaggcaaggcaaggcaagtttatttgtagagcacaattcgtacacaaagtaattcaaagtgctttacagaacaagaaaatgcattaaaatcacaatacaaaataaaaacataaataatcattataaaatgaactttaaaagagaagagtgcagataagatcctttcagtcatatgtacagtgaaatagagctgttttgagcctagatttgaacattgtcagagtagaggcctgtctcacatcttcggaaagactgttccagattttagctgcataaaactggaatcctgattccccgtgtttagtcctgactctgggcaccagcaggaggccggtccctgaggtcctcagagtccgagatggttcatatggcactaacatgtcagagatgtactttggtgctaggccgtggagagacttgtacacaagcagagctgctttaaagtctattctctgagccacaggaagccagtgtagagacctgagcacaggactaatgtgctcgtacttcctggttctggtcaggacccgagcagcagcattctggatgtactgcagctgtcttacggcctgtttggagaggccagtgagcaggccgttacagtagtctaacctactagagacaaatgcatggataagtctctccaagtcaggtttagacactatacctttgattttggcaatgttttttagatggtaaaaagctgctgatgttattgatttgatgtggctgttaaagttcaagtctgagtccattattaccccgagatttctaacctgatttgtaggttttagagagagagactggaggtgactgctgacactttctctttgtttctgtggaccaaatacgatgacttcagtcttgtctgaatttagctggagaaagttgttttgcatccacacactgacctgttggatgcagtgacagagtgaatccactggtccatattcacctgctgtcagtgagacatagatctgagtgtcgtctgcataattgtggtaggacacattattactttgtattaactggcctaaaggcagcatgtagagattaaacagaaggggtcccaggattgacccttggggcaccccacaggtcaaggccatgtggtctgagacacagttaccaatttttaacattttttttttaacaatttcaacaaagtacttcctgtcttctagataggacttcaaccaatttagggcagtgccagagatgcccacccagtcctctagtctctgtgaaaggatctcatgatcgacagtgtcaaaagcagcactcagatctagcaggactaaaactgagactttgcctgcgtcagtgttcaggcgaatgtcatttgtcaccttaataagagcggtctcagtgctgtggtggggtctaaaacctgactggaaaacatcaaaggaGTTGTTCATTAGGAGAAAGTCAGTAAGCTGTTGGTAAACAACTTTCTCAAGGACTTTGCCTAAAAACGGCAGATGTGAAATGGGCCGGTAGTTGTTCAGTACTGTGGCATCAAGACTGCTCTTCTTTAGGAGAGGCTTTATGACCGCAGTTTTGGGAATGTTCCAGATTGTAGTGACATGTTAACTATGTGAGCGAGTGGTGGTAACAAACTGCTTAGCACAGACTTTAGAAATCTAGTGGGTAACACATCAAGGCAGCATGTAGATGAACTCAGACTGGTGATGATCTCTtggacagttttgtcagttacAGGTGCAAAATGAGTCAGCTCTAAGTGTCTAGGTGGCTGCAGGGTTGTTATTGGTGTTGTGGaattgatggcatttttaatGGTCTGAACCTTGTCGCAAAAGAATACTGCAAACTCATTACACTTAGATGTGGAGATCAGTTCCAACGGCAGTTGAGCTGGAGGGTTTGTTAATCTGTTCACTGTTGCAAATAAGACACGCGAGTTGTTACTGCAGTGTCCAGTAATTTCAGAAAAGTACCTCTCCCTTGTTCTACGTAAGATCTGGTTGAACACGTACaacttttctttataaatttCATAATGAACATGAAGCTTTGACTTGCGCCATTTCCGCTCGGCCCTCCGGCACTCCCTTTTCTGTGCCCTGACCGAGTTGTCATTCCTCCATGGCGCCTTCTGCTTATTTTTAACCTTCACAGGGGCAATGGTGTCCAGAACATTCAGAACACTCGAAGTAACAGAGTTCAACAAATCATCAACATTAGGACATGAGGCATTTTCAAAGTTTATCATTTCCATGAACAGAGCACCTGTGCTGTTATTTATGTGTCTCCTCCGAACAACTGCAGGACCAGCCAGTGGTttgggagaaacagacaggtcaaagaagacacagaaatgatcagacagagcaacatcaaCCACACTGACGTTTAAAATATTAACCCCCTTTGTAATGAGCAGGTCCAGAGTGTGCTGCGCTCTGCTGTGGGTgggctcacacacatgctgagtcAGGCCAAAGGTTTCAAGGAcagcactgagctctttagcatttctgtcacagacattatccacatgtacattaaaatcaccTGTAATGACCAAACCATCAAAGTCTGTGCATACAATTGAAAGCAtcctggtaaaatcatcaataaaactTTGACGGTGCTGGGGAGGCTTGTATATAACTACACAGAGTATGGACGGAGATTGTTTTAGCTCCATTTTAAAGAATACATACTCAAATGATGAAAACACCCCAAATGACAACCTGTGCATAACCATATGATCTCTAAATATTGCACAGACACCTCcaccctttttgttttctcgtGTTTCAGATTCAAATTTGTAGTTGGGTGGAGCTGATTCCGTTAGAACAGCATTACCTGTGTTTTTGTCAAGCcatgtttcagttaaaaacataaaatcaagattATACGAAGAGatcaaattattaattaaaaatgatttgttagACAAGGATCTGACATTAAGCACAGCAAGTTTCAAATTAGTTTCAGTAGGACTGGACATTATCTTCTTACAAGGAATATGGATTAAATTTCTCTGATTGGACAGTCTAATTGTCCTTCTGTAATCTGGTCTATGTGGTGTGGCTGTAGATATAGCACTAGGGGAGAATATTGTCTCACAGGGCCCCAGCTTGATATTACCTTTGTCATGGCTGTAAGTCCTGGGACAGCAGAGGCCCTGTGCATCCTAGCTCTTAGGGATACCAGCTCTGGGGGCAGGCAGGGGAGGACAAGCAGGGGGAAGTTTTGGTGATGGACCAGATGAAAACCGAGGGGGAGGAGCTGGGGGAGCTTTAGTTTGTGAAGCAGGAGAGTTGAAGCTCCTGTGTGACTTGAGGGGCACAGTTTTGTACGGGGAAAAGTTCAGCATAGTTGGTGATAGAAGTCTTGACCTTGCTATATTAGGGGTGAAGGGAACCATCTTAATCCCTGATTTGATCAGGCTTTCAAGATGGTTGGGAAGGCCCATGGGGGAAGGTGGGGatgaaaaggagagggagagggacaaGTCTCTAGAGGGGGTAGATGTGGCAGGGGGGGCCCAGGGCTGGTCTGTGGGTAGAGGAGGTGATGGGGGTGCTGCCGGGTCTGAAACTTCTGCTGGGGCCGTCACAGACGAGTTCAAGGCCTGTGATGAGGGCCCGGGGGGAGGTGGAACCGATGGCGGGCCTGAATCCTTCACTGGGGGCAGTGGAGGCTGTTGTGGTGCagctggtgctgaaacactggcTCGGTCTCCGGCTTCTGCGACAGAGATGCTTCTCTcgttcctcttttctctcactgGTCGCTCAGCACCCTGTCCCGGCCCATTCTGATGCCTCAGAGCGTGGAGGAGGTGTCTAAATATTAACTCTCCttaaagctgtgttttttttgtcttgaccAACTCCTGGGGCTGATAATTGGCTATTGTTAACCAGTTAGCTAAccgtgtctgtctgctgtctggcACTGAGCAGACAGAGTACAGTGGGTTTATAGAGCTTTtttgcctgctgtgtgtgaagcatcaatAATGATTCAactgatgcttcacacacatctccaacccagcagcacagtaGACCTATACAATTACAGCAGTTTCAGGTGGACAATGTCAGAGAACTTTTTTTACAGAACgttatgatgtcactgtgaagttAGTATCTGAATTATTAAGTTATGAGAAAAAAGGGAGCTAGTTTAAATCATATATTTTGCAattgcaatttatttatttaattattttgattaatAAACAATGTACAATGTATTACAATCTAGTAGGAGATCCATTTTTtccaattcaattttatttataaagcccaatatcacaaatcacaatttccctCAGAGGaatttacagcatacgac
This region includes:
- the LOC117249731 gene encoding uncharacterized protein LOC117249731, coding for MGGITRLLLLLWAGVTVSTVVDLQKRITGGQDCGQKERPYHVKLRITDGTHETFCGGSLISDQWILTAEYCQEPGWKIYATLGVHPGPGTPVEIKSAPVVFKRKDVLKIDRTHDIMLLKLPERTKIQPVQLPDCNNCPKLGDTVQIAGHGATTTGPNNERLDDVSATLQCANTKVVDCRGLRDCVEKRDPRFYASKRDQHLFCCQEENVDIIHGDSGGGVVYNDMIYGVISFHGNPTHACVEAAAVMDVCGYKEWIISETSGFFTKKVKTLPCFGRVTVSTAMDLHKRIIGGRECPHSERLYHVKITDDADDILCGGSLISNQWFLTAAHCLQDSMTVFLGAHPGPETEVQITTHEIFRDDLERPHDIMLVRLSHPTNIIPVRLPDCAHRPNIRDPVQIAGHGPTAAGPQGERDYIYLDEHVESSTLQCADTTVVDCQRVRDLVGHIDPDKLYQHLICGQRHGVDTCPGDSGGGVVRNGMIYGVISFSGDSDFVCREPAAFMNVCEYINWINGVITRQ